From the genome of Scleropages formosus chromosome 25, fSclFor1.1, whole genome shotgun sequence:
TAATTACTCTTGTCCCGttctttaatgaaaaatacttaAAGGTGGTTGTGCTCTCCAGGGCAGGGTAATGATGGTGGCAGGAAGGGGATTTTTAACTTGTGTGATTTATAGTGTCAACACAGCACCGCTGTGTTATTGCTGAATAATGCATAGACTTCACAGCCCAAAAAGGGCTGAATTACTGCTCTGAGGGGTAATTACCTCTAGGTTAAATACCTCTGATTTGGTTCATGTTATTTGTTCAAGTCCATAACTGTCATGTCAAAGGAACAAAGTAAACCTATAACCTTTTTAAACCAGGAATGGATTTTTATGGAAGGTTTTCAAATCAAATATCCTTCTCTATCTATACAAAACCAGCATGCTGCTATGTAGCATTTGACCTTTCAACATTCAGGGGCTAAGAAGCCTTTTTTCACCCAGTTGTTGTTCTTCACATGATGAAATGTGAGTAAAAATGTGAAGAGCTGGTCAGGTGTGATTAAGAAATTCAAAGACCTACCCTATTCACATGACAGCACCAGGGAAGGTGGACAAATTACTGCTTTGATTCAAAGGGACACAAACATCTGTCTTGTTCTGTGGTCAATATCCGAAATAGCTCTGTCACACTGGATAACTGTCCAGAACAGTCATCACTTGCTAAATCATATAACCAATATATATTCAAGGGATAGCAGGTGGAGTACTGGTTGAAGCTGCCACCTTCAGAAGGACTCAGGTTTAAATcttacctgctgctgtagtacccttgattccTGTACCTTAGTGAACAAACCTTACACTGTAAGTCTCCtagtagaaaagcatcagctaaactaataaacattttgtatatttgtgtgcATATGTCTTATTAAGATACTTTTTCCTTCATTAGCCAtgctttgctctgtttttaaGCCTTACCTTTATGCTCTCATTTCTTCATCTCACAGAGTActtttatgcatatttattatattgtatgCATTTATTCTGAGATAATGAGACAATGAGCTAAAATCTGggttttaaatcatttatttgcttaaacCACCTTTTTTAAACCTGGACAAATACTGAAGATTACCCAAGGTGGACAGAGGTCTCCTCCACgtttgtaaatattttctggAGTAAGTTTGGGAAGACACTACTACTAGTACTGGAGATGTTCCTCCTCCATCTTCACGTCCAGAACTGTCCTCCTAAGTCCCTGACACTCACCCCTATCATAGATGGTCATGCTGTTGTACTTGTCCCCTGGAGCTCTGAATGAGAGTCTGAGGTTGTGTGATGAAAGTGTTCAGATGGACACAAAAGACCCCCGTGAGAGTCCAGCTGTGAATCCAATTCTGCGTTACTTTGCACGGGCTCAGTGGGAATTCCAGCGTGCTGCTCATTCGTGAAAAGGTGTGAATTTATTCACCATGTGTAAAATGGAAGTGGAATTCTGCAAATTCTCCAAAACGTTTCTCATGCATCTGCAGAGATGTCAAGGACGGGGACTTCGAGAGGGGTTTGCTCATTCGACTGAGCCTCTCTCCTCACGCCTGTAGCGTAGCACCTTAACCTAGAGACTGCAAAAAAGTAGAATGCCAtgatgtaaataatttaaataaggCGCTCTGGATAAGCAGCGATGCATCGATGACACTTTACAGAGATGTTTTACGCCGTCGCGTGCGCCCGGGGTCCCAGCAGCCAGGCGGTGCACGCGCGCCGCGTGCCTCGTGccggtcgggggggggggggggggaaggggggggattCTGCTCCGGGTCCGTCCGGGGCGTGGGGTGGTGGAGCTGGTTTGGAGGTGGAAGGGGCGTGGGGTGTCAGTCCAGCCCCTGGGTGGAGATTCCGCGTGACGGACAGCGAGGCGCGTCCCTCTGGCAGTGGAGCAGCTGTTCCGCCCCAGTATAGCAGCGATCCTCCGCGGATGTGATCCTGCgtggagaagaacaagaaggcGCTCTGGagctctcctccttctctcacctTCCCACCGCACCGGTCTGGACGTCACCTCCTCAAGTTCTCGTCCTCGAACCCAGTGCACGATAATTCCGGAGCGGCGACGGCGGGGCTGCGAGGGGTCGGGGCGCCGTGACCGTCCATGTGAGTCCACTTCTCATAAATATTCCTTATCAACATCCCCTCATATTCATCATGATATTGTCATATTCATGCACTAGTAGTTATCCAGCACAGTGCCAGAGCTTGCAGCCTTGTTGTACCTCCGTGTCGTCTGTACTACTTTTATTTATCTTCTGTGtccttatttattattattatttcgtatttatttgttttcttttacttgtTTATTATTCTTACACGCTTTGACATGTGTGATCATTTTCATTCGTGTGTCACTCCCTTCCACGACCACGTACGCTGATGTAGCCTCGTGCAGTTTCTTGCTGAATTAAATAAAGtttccaccaccaccaccatcatcatctcataaccatcatcatcatcagctttAAAGCGCAGCTTCCACGCGTGCGTGGCCACGCGGACCTGCTGCTCTGCCTGGGAGCGCGACACTGTTTCTTTCCTTCAGGAGACTTCCGTCACTTGCTTGGCTTCAGGCTTCGGTCTTTTGACTCCCTGTCTTGACTTgcgcacattttaaaatggtcaGTGTAGTTTCCTCAGCGTCCGCCTCTCCGTAAATATTCTCTAAATGTCCCAAATGTTCGTGAACGgagcttttaaatttaaacgGAGTTTCCTGCCCCCTTTCCCCTGTTCCGCGCGAAAGGATCGCGGCGGTTGAGTTGCGCGCGCGCGTCGCGCGAGGCGAAGAGTGACGGCGAAGACGGCGCGCGCGACCTGCTCACTGACTGTCAACCTTAAAAAGGCGTGCGGTGCCATCACGTACAAACAATAACTGTGCAAATAATAAACATGTGTATGAAAATGCGTCGTTACtactcattaaaatgaaaaaaaacttataaaaaATATACCTTTACGGACCTTTATATTCCTGTGTGGTTGTGATCGTGTTTTTACATGATGAGTGAAAAATCAACTTGCAGCACAGTAAATCTTACATTTGGCTTTACATGGAGAATCACAAACACCAATCTATCTATCTTTCCAGCCCCCTCACACAGTTCAGTAACAGAAAGTGTAAAAGAAAGAGCGAAAAGGGACAAACACATCGCTGTTTTACACACCACTGCTTAActgcatgaatgaataaatgagaactTTTTCAGTCCAGAAGGAAATCACAGGAGGCCACAGAGAGGCACACGCACTACTACACAGAAGACACTGGAATCGCGCTACATGCTTCCTTCCCGTAGCGAGTGATTTATTGGCGCAGTGATGACCGCTGGTCACTGGAACATCGCTTTTTACAGACCACTTGTAGGCCCTGTCTGTGATACTCCATTAACTCTCCCTTTATCCCTGCAGGGATCTCCAGGCGGTGGCGGTGCGAGGACAGCAGCAGTGGTAGCCGTGGATACAAATGTGGGAAGAATTTCAAAAGTATCCGGGAGTAAAGGGAAAAGAGAGTCGAGACGCGGAATAGGAGGATCTGCGCACACGAGGGAGCGCATCTGCGATGGCGTCGAGCTTGACGTGTGTGGGCGTGGTGTGGGCGCTGCTCTCCTTCCTGAGTGCCGTGGCctcctgcgtgggtttcttcatGCCCTACTGGCTGCTGGGCTCGCAGATGGACAAGCCCGTGTCTTTCGGCACCTTCCGGCGCTGCTCGTACCCGGTGCTGGACGAGGAGCGACGGGCCACGGTCATGCTAGAGCAGTGTGGCCGCTACGCCTCCTTCCAGGGCATCCCCAGCCTGGAGTGGCGCATCTGCACCGTGGTGACGGGCGTGGGCTGCGGCCTGCTCCTCCTGGTTGCGCTTACGGCGCTCATGGGCTGCTGCATCTCCGACCTCATCTCCCGCGCCGTGGGACGCGCCGCTGGTGGCATCCAGTTCGTTGGGGGTAAGTTGGGCTCGTCGACCCCCTCAGTCCCCTCCCCCGTTTCCCCCGCACTACGAGTTGTGTTCACGGCCCACCCTCCCACGGTTTCTGTCACTTTTCATTCTGCAATGGGAACCCCGCCGTATGGAGCATGCTGAGATTTCCGGATTCTGGAATTACGCATTTGAGCCTCCGCATTCCTTCCCCCCGCCCGAGCGTGGGCCAGGAGAGCGACTTCGGAATGTTCCTCGGGTTGCTCCCTCCGACCTGCGGGGTGTCCGAGAGCAGCTGAAACGCCCTGCGGATGCTTCTTTGTCCCGCTGGGCTGCTCTGGTGCATTATGGGCCGTGGTGCTCGATGGAGGTGCTCGTCACTCGGCACTGTGGGTCATTCAGGACAGCCGGTGCTGCCTTGCGCTGCTCCTTCTCTCTCATCAACACatgcactcaaacacacactcactgtgttTTGCCACTTTGTCAGAAAGTGAAAGCAAACGGATTTTGGTAGTTTTGTCCTTTTACAGCTTGGGGCTCGAACTGATCAAGCTGACCCTCGGATTGTTCAGTCATCAACTGACCTTGACGGTGGTGTCTGTTAAGGGGAGCCACAGGTGCGAGGGGAGACGACCCTTGGGAACCCAAGAGGTAGCGAGGCCACATGCGTCGGCCCTTGGGCCGGCTTTAGCGCAACAGATGTTATCCTCCTTCTCTTGCATCTATGGTGTCTCATCAGCGCAGTGTGAAACGGGCACATGTTCGACCAGATGAACGGTCGTGTTCCTATTTTTTGATGGCGAGTGGCGTCACTCAGAACCGCTAACCAGCTGTCAGGGCAGCTGCGGGGACGACTGGgggtaacatttacatttactgaattcatttagcggatgctattctccaaatcaacatacatctcagaggaaaagacgaagagtgcattacatcagtagAAGGAGAGGTTAGGattcagacatgtgattccagagtacaattaatttattgcattccaccatatgaaccagtgtacgtcacacaagtaactgaataaaggtttatgcattattcaaaaaaatgttattaaaaactattaaacataaacacacatttatcatgcatgTATGAGATGGGGGGGAACGGGGTAAAGTTTAGTGCAAACAACTGGGCAGATTGTTTCTAAGGCTGTTTTCAGGACCTGGGTTCTGTGCATAATgggtagcaggtagcatagtggatagagctgccacctttcgatctgaaggttgcaggtttgcattccacttcctgctgtagtggccTTGGTTAAGGTACTTTGCCTGAGTTGGTCCAGTAAATTTACCTAGCTGcacaaaggggtaaatcagtgcaatcgGGGGCTCCAAGGGGTGCTGTACCCATACGCCACTGGGGTACCCTGTGGGAATCAGGTGGGTAGAAACTAAATGGATCCAATTCTCTGCATGGTGGGTGACTCAGCCATTGTGCCCATAACCTTCACATTGGTCCTCCTTCGTGGGGAATATCtagcagagggagggagggagggaggggcgGTCTTAGGGGGGCAGTGGGAGGGGCCTTTCTCCCGGCAATGAAAGGTCCCTCTGATTCATCCCATTCATCTGTCCGCCGCAGAGAAAGCGCTGAGGGAAGCTTTTCATCTTTGCCAGGTCTACAAATTGGATTGATGAAATGAAACCCAAGCAAAGAGACAGCCCCCCCTGGGGGCGATGAGGGTGCGTTTGTGAGACCTGAGGTTTATAGCTGGGCGAAGGGACGTTGCTCAAGACAGTATCGCTCCTATCAGCTTTATATTACACCCCCCATGCTTTGCTACGAACTCATCCCTCACAAGCTGTTGGGCCAGACCCTTGATCCATGTTCTGAGGATAGCCGTCTCGCTGGCCACCCGGCGCCACCGCGTGCAGCAGGAAGTGCATGTCCTCCAACTAGAAGAACCTGCTGAGACTGGCCTGGGGTCTGCAAGCGCTCCATCTCTTTGTACTGGTTCCAGCTGGACCCAGGCCAGCTGGAGAACATGGCAGTCCGAGCTGCCAGGCCAGCTGGATTTAGCTCTGGTAACCAGGAGCCACCAGGCAGAATTCAAACGAAAACCCTCggccattatttttattattatttatgtgccTAGAAGGGATTCATTGTCTAAAGCAGCTTGTTTAGCTTGGGGTTTTAAACCGGTACACATTTGTACTGCTGCACGGACAGCTCAGGAGAAGCACCTTCTCGAAATTGTCACACATGGTGTAATTGGTGAGAGGAGCATCTCCCAGTCTATGCTGGCTTCCGATCTCCTCAGCATCTCTAGAATTAGCTCCATGTCACTTGGAGGGTTCTCTAGTCAATcatacacacaaactgagtCAAGCTTGGCTGTGACTTTTCACCCCTTTGGATAGAATATACCCTCACGGAGGCTCGGTTCCCCTGACCATCTTGGAAGGTAACGCCATCTCCTCCTTCCACAACTCACAAGCACAGTGTCTTCACCGAGGTCAAGGTGACTCTGGAGATGGTCTGTCTGCTGTGTGCGAAATGCTCTTTACTGTGTTTCCCAGCAGTACCGTATGAGTCCCCGAGGGAGAGGTGTCCACCTCCTTGTGTGGCTCAGCCAGAAAGTCTCCTCCTGTTGGAAGTCTGgtgtttacatttcattttttgtttctattCCCCACTGTAAGAACTCGTACACATTAGAAGGTTGTCTCTCTACTGAATAAACCCCGATCTCTTTCCCTCTTCGTGATGGTAAGAAGGAGACGTCTTCAAAACGTCTGTACGTCAGCAAAGCTATTTGCACTCAGTGTTGGATTAAAGTGGGTCAACAGGCATTTCTTCGCTTCATAACTCATCTTCCCAGCCAACAGGTCCATTAGCGCCTCACGTGGGTGACAGCTGGGGCCATATGGCTTTTATTAGTTATTtctaatcatttttattaataacttCAGTGCAGTTACCACACGGTTCTGCATGTGTAAACTCACACTTTGTCAAGGACGGAGTAGTGGGGGGACTAACTTTACAGCTCATGAGACAAAGGCAGTGTAACCCCCATTCATTCACCGTGTGTgtatccctgtgtgtgtgtgtgtgtgtgtgtctcccatGTGTACTCTTTCATTAGCTGGGCTGTGTGGCCTTTGACTCCAAGATATTAGACATTTACAGCCTTTTGCACCTGAGGGATTCCCAAACTCCATCAACTGAGTGTCATAGTTCTTCCACCAGCATGGTTTGAAGTGTTTCGGTGTCTTTCAGTGTTCTTGCACGTGTGATTTTTGTGTACAGTCTCCTCTGGGACTGTGCAACGATGTTTTCATTGATTATAATTGATTATCCCCTGTGGTTGAAATATGGAAAGTAATGGCTTAGAGATGATTTATTGGGATCCTTCTGTTCATGTGAAATTACAGTTGTGCAACAGTCTACACACAATCAGGAACTGGAAGTGCTGTGTGGTGTGTAACGAGCCCAGTTATGCACACGACTCTGCTGTAGGTAGTTATATAACCCCTAGAGtccttcctgggatttgaacccacaaccctgaCCATGCATCATTGGGTTGCTGATGACGGGCGGTCTCGTCGAGCGCAGCGATGTGAGACAACATGGCCGTTCACtgggagtgtgttccacagatCCGACTCCCTCTGTGGGAGGTCTGCGTTCAGGTCTCTGGAAGGAGGTGGGTCGCGTCCAGTCATGCGGTTTCGTctatttctctctctttttctcacttttcatctgtttctctctttttttcttgctgttttgttatgtttttgtcATACTCTTACTGGTGCCCACACATGTTGGCCTTTCGTCTCTCCAGTCACACAGCCCCTTGCATTCCTGTCCCGCCTTTGCAGTCAGCTAGTGTCGGGTTCCAGTCCCCcgttctctctttctccctccctctccttctctccctctgtgTTCACTTTCAGAGCCACGGGGATTACGGCCATGCTTAGCGATCCATGGTGCGGGCCAGGCTGCGCACTGAAAGAAGGCTTGGGTTGAAAAGTCCAGTTGCGGCCCAGGCGTTTATCTAGGCCAAACAGGAAGTCTGTGGAGTGGGAGGTACGGCGAGAGAGTTATTTCAGGCCATTGTGCTGTTAAGACTTTTTGCCGTTGCTATTGCAGAACCAGACGAGCACCGCAGCCAGGATTCCTCCCTGGCATCCAATCTGAGGGTGCCTGGGGGTAGCGAGGTGGGTTTTTGCAGCAAGTAATGCAAAATGTGGTCAATGTGGGACACCAAGCATTGAACAGAAACATAGGGACCTGCAGATCTTTGACATCGAAGGGAGATTTGAAACTGCGCACCATCCGGTTTGCGCAATTGGTATAGCCCTCCTAGAATAAACTCCACCCCCCCTTTGCACCCTAATCCTGTTTCTAGCGCCATACTAACTTCTTTAGGATCACCTGTTGGGTCTGACTCATCCATCACCCCAGGTCGCTCGTACCAGGGCCGCTCCTCACCGCGTTTGGGGTGGCCGAGGGTGTCAGTCACCGTGTTTCCTTTAAAAGACACAGTCACGGTTGGTTTCCAGAGTTAACAGCCACTTCAGTGCTGCCAcattcctgcccccccccccaaaaaaaagatttttaaagaacaaccacaaggCTTTGGCAGCATTGGACTAAACCAGCCGGGTAACGCCCCATGACTCGGGCCAGTGTCATGTCCGCTTCACACCTCACCAGCCTGCCTGACATGGGTGACATACTGTACAGTGGGTGGGAATAGACTTGGGGGAGTGGCTTTTGAGTGACAAGACAGGGCATCGCCCATCTGTCTGTGGTCTCTATGGGAAGTGGAGCAGCTCTGGATGTCATTGAGCCCAGTGAAGGATCCAGCaagtgaatgaattaatgactgGGtgtgggttgtgggtttggctCCTGCTCTTTCAtacaaaaaaagactttggGCTTGTGGTTTGAGCCTTGTGTTCACGCCCTCATTTCATAATCCAGGGCTGCTTTGCTGGGACCGTTCGTAACACCTTCGTTCCAGTTCAGCAGTCTCAGGTCACCGTTTGAGAGCAACTCCGAAACATCGGATGGACTCAAACCCTAACGAAGTTACGGAAGTGCTCTGTTTCCAATCTCATCACACTACTTCAAATCCTGCAATTTCGCTGCCTCGTGATTTGATGAGATAATGCAGGTTGTGATGTCTGCATCATTTCCAGTTGCCGTTTATAGTTGAGATGCTGCTGTGGTTCTCTCGTGATTCTTCTGTAaatgttcagttattttttcttGGTTTATAATAGGTATATAAAATTAGTCATATTAATCACCTTGAGGATGCTGTGACGTGAATATaacaacatgtacagtataatgtAAGTATGAATTACACAGAATATTCTAGAGTCACTTTATCTGCATAGCGACTAAGAGTTGACATTGATTCGTTCATAATTAAGATGATTTTTAAAGTCCCCAGACATTCaggtttctttttatatttctgtCTGAAATGCAGAATGTCGTAAAACAGCCTGCTACATGCAGGTGAATGGGAGATGTGGATTTTATGTCTAAATTATCTGTTGggaatacaaaatatatatattttgcaaGTACCTCTGAATTTGCCTGGAACTCTGGGAGCTTGAGGGCTCCCAAAAGCAAAAAGTGGTGAATGGTCACATGGGATTTGCATCACATGGCAGGGTGACTGGCTGCACTATGAGAAAGAGCTTGTAGTGTTCCTGTGTTCCatagtgggacagctggtagcgttattgcctttggatcagAGGGTTACAGCTTTAATTACTACCttcggctgtagtacctctgagcaaagtacctaccctaaattgccccagtgaaattacccagctgtataaatgggtaaataattgtaagcttctaactgtaataactgtaacattctaagttgctttggaaaaaagtgtcaactaaatgaataaatataataaatgtaactcacactaggggggtgcagtggcgcagtgggttggaccgggtcctgctctccagtgggtctgtggttcgaatcccacttggggtggcttgcgacggactggtgtcccgtcctgggtgtgtcccctccccctgcagccttacgccctgtgttgccgggtaggctctggtttcccgcgaccccatatgggacaagcggttccgaaaatgtgtgtgtgtgtgtgtgtgtgtgtgtgtgtgtgtgactcacacTAATCATAATGTGGTCTTCCTCTTGGTCACTATTGCTGTATGACACCTGTTGTGTGATACCAGTGCAGGGCATGTTCACTGTACATAGTGACACCTGCTATGTGTTTACAGAGGCGGGTGTGTTTAGAGGGCAAAGCAGAGGTCAATGTCCGTTCATTCTGTTTACACTTAACTGTGAAAGGAAgatatgaaatataatttttggaTAGTTTAGCTACATACGGTGTTAAGATACACTGATTTGCTCTTTTATATAGCAGGGTCATTTcatgttaagtaccttgatagtACAGCAGAAGTTGTGATACAAGCTTGGATCCTCTAAATGTGCGGAAGTCAATAGTTTAACCATTATACTACTTTTCGGCTTGTAGTAGATGATGGTTAATAGTAGTTAATACTGGTGGATACTGCTTGGTACTCAAGAATACTAGTTGACACtagaaagaagaggaaagatAGGTAGCTCCGGAGGGTTAGATTAGTTACTGAACGTACAGGGGGCTGAGTACTCAGTGCCTAGGAACCAACTAGTTAATACTTTGGATATCGGTTGATAATGCTTGGTACTGGTGGGCACTAGTTGAAACTGTTTTATAATGTTGGATACTGGTGGATACTGATGAATATGGGAAGGAGAATGAGTCACTGTAACAATGAGCGTGTCTGTTTGGAGGCTGATGTGAGGAGGACTCTCGGGAGAGAGGCGAAATAGGCTGCGATGCGCAGGCGCTCAAGCAGCAAAACCTCTGAGACCCCCAAGTGAACTGCAAACTTTAATCAgcctgcatgtgtgttttgcaccttcagtttgaatttgtgtgttttttgaccgtgaccctgaatgtttgtgtgtcagGCCAGCGTCTGGATGCTTACATGTCTGGAGTGTTGGTATGTGTGGAGCCATAGGGAAGCACATGGTGGGAGTGTAAGTGCATACATTTGCGAGTAGAAGACGTAGTGttcatctgtgtgtttgtggagcaGGAGGGGAATATGTGTGAGCAGCAATGCGTCAGAGAGAGATTTTGAGTGTATGCGTGTGAGAATTCCTCAGACCACGAAATATGGAATTCGGTGAGTATCTCAGACAGACGTCCTTCCCCACCCACCTTCACCTTTTCGTCTCCGAAATCATCCAGTGCAACATGAAGCTTGCTGTTCATTTACCACCACGCTCCCAATCATCTGGAGTGGTGGGGTCGGGGGAGGGGAGACTTTTTCTTTGTTCCCGTCTGCTCATCCTTGCATGATAATCAacaggaatttacatttatcaagATGTTTTTGATTCAGACGAAAAAGTAGGTCTTGTGGTGAAGCTGCATACCGATTCCGCTGTGGTTCCGTATCCAGTTTATTGCAGATTAAAGCCTCACGTTCAGACTGTTTAGGCTGAGCCAGATTCTTTGGAAATTAATCTGCTGACGGCATCTTTGCTTTGAAGAACTTGCATTCCTGAGTCCATCTGAACTTAATTGCCTTTAAGATTTTTCTTCTGGGCGGCAACCGGCTTAATGATTAAATATCAGGACTGTTGTACTAAGTTACAGATGTAACCCAACATGAGCTTGGATTATGTAACTCACAACTGAACATGTGTGGGGTATACAATTGCTTGTGGTAATTGAATTTGATTTCGAGATATATCAAAAACTACCATTGGTGGTTGTCAGGTGAAGAAGGTGAAGTAAAGGATGAAAGAGGAGGTAAGAACTGGATCCAGGTCCAGACAGAAAGTGGAACCCTGAAGACTGTTTGGAGATCAGGATTACAAGCGTTGCTTCaaactgtatttgtgtgtctgtggtaATAGAATTTCACATGTATACCACACTGGGCTCTGGATTGTTCCATTGCCGCGTGCCACCCCCCAGCCGCCCACTGAGCAGAACACAGGCAAGCCCCGTCACTTGCGAGGCAGAATCACCCATATAGCAGGCTTGTTAAGTATGGCAggagtgtggtggtgtgtgttgCGACTACAGAATAATTTCAGAGCAGTCTGGAGTGAAGCCCTTAAATGGTAACGGATCCAATTGGCTGATCACAGGAATCCCTCCTGATGgaatttatatgtaaaaaaatgagCTGCA
Proteins encoded in this window:
- the LOC108921374 gene encoding LHFPL tetraspan subfamily member 6 protein: MASSLTCVGVVWALLSFLSAVASCVGFFMPYWLLGSQMDKPVSFGTFRRCSYPVLDEERRATVMLEQCGRYASFQGIPSLEWRICTVVTGVGCGLLLLVALTALMGCCISDLISRAVGRAAGGIQFVGGLLIGSGCALYPLGWDSEEVRQTCSNISNQFELGSCEIGWAYYCTGGGAAAAMLLCTWMACFAGKKQKQYPY